In Actinoplanes derwentensis, the following proteins share a genomic window:
- a CDS encoding group II intron maturase-specific domain-containing protein, with product MAVTGRGAGRSSQQDLGYMPIRLNQVMHGWADYFRHAVAKDTFSMLKPSECRTRT from the coding sequence GTGGCAGTCACTGGCCGCGGCGCCGGCAGGTCGTCACAGCAGGACCTCGGATACATGCCGATCCGGCTCAATCAGGTCATGCACGGCTGGGCCGACTACTTCCGGCACGCCGTCGCAAAGGACACCTTCAGCATGCTCAAACCCAGCGAGTGCCGGACCCGGACATAG